AATTTCCAATCCTCCATGTATCCTGCCTTGAGCATCCATCCGATCAACGCCGTGAAGCGCTCATCGTTGATTTTCTTCTTCAACAGTTTCACCAGAATCTGGTGATCGATGTTGTCGAAGTAACCTTTGATGTCAAACTCAATGAACCACTTGGTCCCTGTGAAGCGGCTTGTGATGTTCTGAAGTGCATCATGACACCCCATTCCCTTACGGAAACCAAATGAGAACTTAGAGAATACCGGTTCGTAGATCGCTTCCAGAATGATTCTGCAAGCCTCCTGAACCAGCCTATCCGTGAACGTGGGTATGCCTAAAGGCCGTTGCTTCCCATTGCTCTTGGGAATGTATACCCTGCGTGTTGGCTTGGGACGGTATGTGCCGTTTCGCAGTTGGTTCATAATCTCTCGACTACGTTCCACACTGTGCCCATCAGCAGTTACCCCATCTACACCTTTGGTGGTCGATCCAGCATTGGCGCAGATGTTGGCGTAAGCCAGTTCCCAAATCTCCGGTTTATTGACCAACAACTGAAATAAGTTCTTGGCCCGCTCGCCGTTGATTGAACACTTACTTATACCCTCTAATCTTTTCTTCAGGCTTTGATTGGACACTTGTCCTCCTAATGTTGATCAGTTGGTATGTAAAGACGCTGTCTCACTTCCCCCTTCTCCCACTTGTCAATCTCACGATTAACCGCTTTCATCTTCGTTACCTTAGACTTATACGTTGTGGATAGGCCTGATTTAGTAACATTAAGTAAGTTTTCACAGGCTGCTGATCCCATTACAGGTCAACCTTGGATACTAT
Above is a genomic segment from SAR324 cluster bacterium containing:
- a CDS encoding reverse transcriptase domain-containing protein, which gives rise to MSNQSLKKRLEGISKCSINGERAKNLFQLLVNKPEIWELAYANICANAGSTTKGVDGVTADGHSVERSREIMNQLRNGTYRPKPTRRVYIPKSNGKQRPLGIPTFTDRLVQEACRIILEAIYEPVFSKFSFGFRKGMGCHDALQNITSRFTGTKWFIEFDIKGYFDNIDHQILVKLLKKKINDERFTALIGWMLKAGYMEDWK